The genomic DNA AGCATTTCTCATTATAAGAACAAGTTTAGACGGATTTTTCCTACATTTTTTGCAAGCAGAAAAAAAATTTCCACGAGATCTTTCATATTTATATCCCATTTCTACCTCCTTTGGTATGTATATAGTATCCATTTTATTTTTATTTTTGTCAATTTTCATTGACAAAATACTTATTTTATGATAAGTTTCTCTGTACGCATTTACACAGGAGGATCTGTGAATAAGTTTTTTGAGTTCTTTTTGGAGTTTGTTTTATTTGTCCTTTCTTTAGCTGTATTTGCTTTTATTGCAAAAGCACATTATTCTCATGTAAAAATTAACAGTAAATATGTTAAAGAGAGAAATGCGAGAAAAGCTCGCTTATTCTAAATTTTAAACAAAAGAAGGTTATTTAAAACCTTCTTTTTCTTTTTATCTTGATTTTTAGTTAAAATTGGTATAATCTGTATATATAAATAAAGACTATGAACAAAGGAAAATTATACATTGTGGCTACTCCAATTGGAAATTTGGGGGATATAAGCCAAAGAGCATTAGATATATTGCATGAAGTGGATGCAATTTATTGTGAAGATACGAGAGTGACTAGTAAACTCTTGAGTTATTTTAATATACAAAAAACACTGCAATCTTATCATCAACATAGCGAAGATAAAAAAGCACATGAGATTTTGGATCAGCTAAATTACGGAAAAGATTTGGCATTGGTGACAGACGCTGGAACTCCGGGGATTAGTGATCCTGGAGGTAAATTGGTTGAATTTTTGTCTTATGAAAATATAGAAATGATACCAATTCCAGGAGCTAGTGCGGTGGTTACAGCACTAAGTGCTTGTGGATTTCCAGCAGAAAAATTTTTATTTTTAGGTTTTCCACCACACAAATCTAAGCGTAAAAAGTTTTTTACAGAAGTTGCGGAAAACAAATATACAACAGTTTTTTATGAATCTCCTTATAGAATTCACAAAGCACTAAAAAATTTAAAGGAAGTTTTAGGCGAAGATAGGCAAATTTGTATTTGTCGTGAACTTACAAAAAAGTTTGAAACTATATATCGTGGTACAATAGAAGAAATTATTGCACAAGATATTCCTGCAAGAGGGGAATTTGTTGTAGTTGTTAGAAAATAGAAAATATGAAAAATTTTTACATTAGTACATCTATTCCCTATGTAAATGGTGAACCACACATTGGCCATTCTTTGGAATTTATTCAGGCAGATGTGGTGGCGCGTTACAATCGTCTTTTGGGAAAAGATGTATTTTTTGTTTCTGGAACAGATGAAAATTCACTGAAAAATGTGCAATCAGCAAATAAAGATGGAAAAGATGTAAAAGATTTTGTAGATGAGTATTCACAGAAATTCCAAGATTTGGTAAAAGATTTGGATATTTCAGTGGATGATTTTATTCGTACCACAGAAGATAGGCATTTCAAAGGTGCACAAAAACTTTGGGAAACATTAAATAAGGATGATATTTATAAAAAGAAATATAAAGGACTTTATTGTGTTGGTTGTGAAGCTTTTTATAATGAAGATGAATTGGAAGATGGAAAATGTCCAGAACACAAAAAAGAACCAGAAGTTATTGAAGAGGAGAATTATTTTTTTAAACTTTCAAAATATGCAGATAAAATAAAAGAACTTTTGAATTCAAAAGAACTGCAAATTATTCCAGAAAATAGAAAAAATGAAGCACTGTCTTTCATAGAAAAAGGGTTAGAAGATTTTAGTATTTCTAGATCAATCGAGCGTGCACACGGTTGGGGAGTGCCAGTTCCAAATGACAAAAGTCAGATAATGTATGTTTGGGTAGATGCGCTTTCAAATTATATAAACGCACTTGGTTTTGCAGAAGATTCACAAAAATACAAAGATTTTTGGATTCAAGAAGGTCAGGATAGGGAAGTGCTGCATACTTTAGGAAAAGGAATTTCTAGATTTCATGTTTTGTACTGGATTGGTTTACTGCTTTCTGCAAAAATTCCACTTCCTACACAAGAATTTATACACGGATATATCACTATAAACGGTGAAAAAATAAGTAAATCACTTGGGAATGTAATTGCACCAAAAGAATTGGTGGAGAGGTATGGAGCGGACGCAACTCGTTTTTATCTTTTAGGTGCTGTTTCTAGTTTTCAAGATGGAGACTTTTCTTTTGATAAATGCGATGAGTATTACACAGCGCATTTGGTAAATGGAATTGGAAATTTAACCTCTCGTGTTTTGACAATGGCAGAAAAATACACCAAAAATTTAGTGCCAGCAGTAAAATACGATGTTTTTGATACAGAAAACTTTTGGGTAGATTACAAAAAAGCTATAGAAAATTTTGATTTTCAAAGAGCTGTAAAACAAATAAATAGTTTAACTGCAAAAGTAGATGGTTATATTTCCGAGCAAAAACCTTGGGAAAAGGCAAAAGCAGGCGAGGATGTTTCTGGGACTGTTTATCAACTTTTGGAAGTGTTGCGTCATTTGGCTGTGGCACTTTTACCAATAATTCCTAGTACAGCAAAGCAAATTTTGGTACAATTAGACATAGAAAAGGAAGATTTAAATTTTGAACAAGAAACTGCGTGGGGACTTCTAAAACCTCAAAGCGAAATTAAAAAAGGTAAAATTCTTTTTCCAAGATTAGAGAGGTTAGCAGACTAAGAAGGAAGAGGAGTTAAAAAGTTTATGTTTAATGATATAAATTGGGGGATCCTTCGACTTCGCTCAGGATGACGTCTTTTTTTATGTCATATTGAGCGAAGTGAAACGGAGTCGAAATATCCCCATGCAATATCACAAAATATAAATAATCAAAATAAAACATTAGTCCAGTTTTATACTTTCCTAACCCAAACGAACAAAGTGAGTGATTCACCAAGCAAACAAAGAGCCTAGCGATTCATCATTCTTATTAATATAAAATTCTTCCATATGGAATTCCATTTAATTGACGTAGTTTTTATAGTCATAATTTCTGGATTTGCGTTTTTTGGGTTTTGGTTTGGTTTTGTTCATACTTTAGGTTCACTTCTTGGAACTATTTTTGGTGCTTTTGTGGCGAGTAGATATTACGAAGGTTTTGCAGGTTGGCTAATGAGTATAATGGGGTGGGATGAGAATGCAACTAGAGTTCTGGCATTTATAATTCTATTTTTTACATTAAACAGACTTTTTGGTTTGGTATTTTCTATTTTAGATAAATTTTTAGGTGTAATTACAAAAATGCCTTTTGTTCGTTCGTTCAATAAATTCCTTGGATTATTGTTTGGACTTTTGGAAGGATTACTTAGTATTGGGTTGGTAATTTATTTTATAGAGCGTTTTCCATTGGCAGACAAACTTATGGAAAACTTAGCAGAATCTGTTGTTGCTCCATACGCCTCTAAAACAGCCTATGTATTTTTACCACTTTTGCCAGACGCTCTGAAAATACTTCAGTCTACAGTAGATTATGTTGCAAATATCTTCCTAAAATAAACTTCAATTAAAAAACTCGCTAAATTTAGCGAGTTTTTAACCTCTAGAACTCAAAATATTTTACTGTAATTGTATGAATATCGCAGAAATTAAAAGATAGTGTCTCGTGCACTTTTTCATTTTTATTTGGTTGGGGTGTATATAAAAATAAAACTGAATTTTCTGATATATCAACCTCAACTTTATTTATAGGTGAAATTGTAATAGTAAAAAATTTAGAGAGATTTTTATCTAGAGTTTCAAAAATCTGTTTTTTTGCAATAAATCTAATTTGACAAACACCATCATAATTTAATGCATCTTTAATTTGTTTTATTATTAAAGTATAATTTTCTTTAGGCTTGTCTAATTTATCAATTGCATCAGAAATTTTTCCAAGAGCATTAACCAAATCATTTTTAATTTTTTTTGCAGTTTCACTCAATTTAAACACGATAAACCCCCTTTATATTCTGGTTTTATAAAATGAACTGTAATAAATTTAGCATAAAATAGTAAAAAAGTCAATAAAAAAGCTTGTAATGTTATAATTAATAATGCATAATATTCGAATATGTATTTAGACAAAACAAAAAAGTTATTAATTAGAGAAACATTAGCATTGTTAGATGTTGTTTGTGGTTTGGAAAATATTCCTTTGGATTTAATAAAAGATAATCAAATTTATTCAGCAGAAGATTTACATAAAAGTTGGAATTTTTTGACTGATCCAAAAAATCACAATGAAAAAGAGTTTTGCTATTTGGTTCACGGCTTGCAAAATAGTATTTCACGAATAAAGCAGTTTTTGTTTATTTACGAAAAAGATGTCTGGAATGATACTCATTATTTTGATTTATTGAAAAATCCGTTTGAGATAAATAAAAAGAAATTAATTTCTGCGTCGGTTGTAAATAATTCTCACATAAAAACTTATGGCGAACTTGGTTTAATTTTAAAATTTCCGTTTGAAAATATTCTGCACACTTGTATTTCGGACAGTGGCACAGATTTTACAAACCCAGAATGTGTTTTGAAAAATTCCAAGAAAATAGTTTTACCAATAGAAAATTTGATAAATCAAAGTTGTAAAAATAGTTCATATAATGAAGTGGTTTTGACAGGAAAAACAGAAAGTGGAGAGATAGAGACTGTTGGATTTTGGGTAAATACTTTTGAAGATGGAGAGCCGATAGATATGGATGGTTCGGATAAATTAGCTTTTTTGAGTAAAGAATATAATTTGCCATTAATAAAATTTGTAAGGAATATAGATGATTTGCAAGAGAAATTATTGGAAGTTCTGGAAAGAATAAAAAATAAAAATCATTACTCACTTGCAATAAATGAAGGTGAAAAGAAATTTTTGGTAGATTGCAGTGCAGGAAATTTTAGAATGATAAACGAAAAATTAGAAGAAATAAAACTAGATTTAGAAACTACAAGAAAAATAGAAGAAAGAACTTTAAAATTATTACAAAACCTTGCAAATAGCTGGGAAAAAGCGTTAATATAAGATGTATGATTATAGATTCACATTCACATATACAATTTAAAACTTTTGTGGGTGATGTAGAAAATGTTATAAAAAGAACTTTGGAAAAAGGTGTTTTTATAAATACGGTTGGTACGCAAAGCAATACAAGTAAAAAAGCAGTAGAAATCGCAGAAAAATACGATGGAGTTTTTGCGACGATTGGAGTTCACCCAACCCATGTTTTTAGTACAGATGTAGAAGAGGAGGGAAGTGCTTTCAAATCTCGCGCAGAAGATTTTGATTATGAATTTTATAAAGATTTAGCAAAGTCACCAAAGGTAATTGGAATTGGTGAAACTGGAATGGATGGTTTTCATATTCCAAAAAATTTAGACAAAAAAGAAGTTTTTGCGAAACAAAAAGAAATTTTTCTAAGTCATTATAAATTGGCGCAGGAGTTAGATTTACCACTTGTAATACATGTTCGCGATGCTCACGAGGAATTGCTGAAAGTTTTGAGTGAATTACCAAAACCAATTCGTGGAGTAGTTCATTGTTTTACTTCCAATTGGGAAGATGCACAAAAATATCTTGACTTGGGATTACATTTGGGGTTTACTGGTATTGTGACATTTTCACCAAAGAAAACAGACCCGCAAACACAACTAGATTTGCTAGAGGTTGTAGAAAATTGTCCACTTGATAGAATGTTGGTGGAAACAGATGCACCGTTTTTAGCCCCACAAAAATATAGAGGGAAAAGGTGTGAGCCATGGATGGTAGAGGAAGTTGTAAAATTTATCGCAGAGTTTAGGGGTTTGGATGAAGGGGAATTGAAAAAACAAGTTTTAAAAAATACAAAAAGTTTGTTTACAAAAATAAATATTTAATTTAAGAATATGGAAGAAAAAAGTTTAACAAAGTTTATATTGGTAGGAGTTTTTGCTATTGCTGTGGTAGCTCTTGGTTTTTGGGTTGTAAATTATGAAAAACCAGAGCCAGAGCTAACTCAAGAGACAGCTGGTCCAGATATTTCTGGAGTGAGCATTATAGATGAAAGTGATGATATTTGGTGGGATGAAGAATATTCTATAAATATTGAAAATTCAGAGTTGCGTTGGACTGGATATAAGCTAGCAGGTTCTCACACTGGAACTGTTGGAATAAAAGAAGGAATAATCTTAGAAAAAGATGGTATTTTTGCAGGAGGTTGGTTTAAGATAGGTATGAATAGTATTTTAGTAGATGACATAGAAGATGAGGAATCAAACAAAAGTTTGGTAGACCATTTGAAAAACGAAGAATTTTTTAATACAGCTGAATTTCCAGAAGCAACATTTACAATAGATCAGGTTTTAAAAGAAAAAGGTGTTAATATGTATAGTACAATTGGAAAATTTACAATAAAAGGTGTAGAGCGTGAAATTGGTTTGTTTACTCATATTGTAAAAGAAGGTGATAGGTATATTATAAAATCTGATTTCGCAATTGACAGAACACTTTGGGGAATTCGCTATGGTTCAAATAAATTTTTTGATGATTTGGGGGATAAGCTAATAGACGATACAATAGAATTTGAATTGAAAATGGTTTTGGATAAAGAAGATGTACAGGTAAATGAAGAGGTTGTAGAGTAGTAAATTTTTTAAAATAAAAAACTCCTAGAAAATCTAGGAGTTTGTTATTTTAAATCTGTATAACACCTTTTTGAGTATTTATTTTTTTGTGGTGAGCAATTCCAAATTTGAGCTGTTCATAAGTAAATTTCCCCTTGAATTTATTGTGGAAAGGTTTCATTATCACGGGTACACCTTTTTTATCTATCATTTCTAAAATTTCTTTTAAATCGTATTTGGTCATAAAATCAAATATTTTTATATCGTAGCCTTCTTCATATAGTTGTATTATGTGGTTATAAATAGTTTGAGTTTTTAGTTTTCTTTCTCTTGCAATTTGAGCAACTGGAGCACCTTGGCGATAATGGGAGAAGGTTACTTGTTGTGTACTGCCTTTAAATTTAGTTTCTTTTGTGTCGCAGGATTTTATAAATTTTGTAATTTCATCTATAAATTGTTGTCCGTAAGATACAAATTTTTTATCACCAACTCCTGTAATTTTTTTCATTTCTTTTTCTGTGATTGGCATATTTTGTGTCATTTCGTCCAAAGTTTTATCATTGAAAACTATATATGGCGGGATATCTTTTTGTTTAGAAATACCTCTACGAAGTTCGCGAAGGAGATGAAAAAGTTTTTCTTCGGCAGTTTCTCTTTTTGTTTGCACTTTTTCTTTGGTTTGTTTTTTGGCACGCTGCTGTATAGATTCTAGTGTAACGAATTTAACTTGTTTTTTGCCAAGCAAAACTTCTTTTCCAACTTCTGAGATACTTAGTTTATTATTATTGTCGTATGCCACATCTATCAAACCTAAGTTGAGCATTTGGAGTAGATAGTGGTGCCAGTTTTCTTGTGAGATGTCTTTGCCTGCGCCGTACGTCTTTATTTTATCCAAACCTTGTGCAACCAAGTCAAATCTTCTAGAACCCCGCAAAACGTCTATCAGCATCTGTATTCCAACATTGGATTTCAATCTATAAATTGCAGAAAGTGCTTTGCGAGAAATCTCTGTGCCATCAAAAATTTCTGGTGGATTGTCGCAAACATCACAATTATCACAATTTTTATCCAAATGTTCATTGAAATAGGCAAGTAATGTTCTACGACGACAAATTAGTGAGTCTGCAAACTGTTGCATTCTATTTAATTTTGCAAGTTGAAGCTGAGGTTGACCACTTTCTGTAGCAAATCTTTTAAGTAGGACAACATCTGCAAAAGTGTAAAATAAAACTACTTCACTCGGCATTCCATCTCTTCCAGCTCGTCCAATTTCTTGATAGTATCCTTCTATATTTTTGGGTAAGTTGTAATGAATTACAAACCGTACATTTGACTTATCTATCCCCATTCCAAAAGCAATGGTTGCAACTATTATGTCTGTGCGTCCATAAATAAAATCTTCTTGTTTTTTCGAGCGATCATAAGAGTTTACACCAGCATGGTAATACTCCGCATTTATTCCATATTTTTGCAATTCTATTGCAGTTTTTTCAGTTTGTTTTCTACTTAAACAATATATAATTCCACATTCGTCTTTTCGCGCTTTTACAAACTCTAATATTTTTTGCATTCTTTTTCTGGCTGGCAATACAGAAAGATGAAGATTTGGTCTATCGAAAGAAGAGATAAAAACTTTTGGTTTATTTAGGGATAGTTGAGTCAAAATATCTTTGCGAGTAAGTTTGTCTGCAGTAGCTGTAAGAGCAATAATAGGAATATTTGGAAAATGAGATTTTAAATATGAAAGTTTTGTATATTCTTTGCGGAAATCATGACCCCAAGAAGAAATACAGTGAGCCTCGTCTATTGCAAATAAACTAACATTTATTTCTTGTAGAAAATTTTGAAAATAAGGTGATACTAGTTTTTCTGGAGAAACATACAAAAGTTTAA from Candidatus Magasanikbacteria bacterium includes the following:
- a CDS encoding CvpA family protein, producing MEFHLIDVVFIVIISGFAFFGFWFGFVHTLGSLLGTIFGAFVASRYYEGFAGWLMSIMGWDENATRVLAFIILFFTLNRLFGLVFSILDKFLGVITKMPFVRSFNKFLGLLFGLLEGLLSIGLVIYFIERFPLADKLMENLAESVVAPYASKTAYVFLPLLPDALKILQSTVDYVANIFLK
- the recQ gene encoding DNA helicase RecQ — protein: MNKKEIQKSLKHNFGFSKFRSTQKEIIDTVLAKQDCLVLMPTGGGKSLCYQLPATILPGITIVVSPLIALMKDQVESLVGSGIRANFLNSSLENEEALDVEKAVRNGEIKLLYVSPEKLVSPYFQNFLQEINVSLFAIDEAHCISSWGHDFRKEYTKLSYLKSHFPNIPIIALTATADKLTRKDILTQLSLNKPKVFISSFDRPNLHLSVLPARKRMQKILEFVKARKDECGIIYCLSRKQTEKTAIELQKYGINAEYYHAGVNSYDRSKKQEDFIYGRTDIIVATIAFGMGIDKSNVRFVIHYNLPKNIEGYYQEIGRAGRDGMPSEVVLFYTFADVVLLKRFATESGQPQLQLAKLNRMQQFADSLICRRRTLLAYFNEHLDKNCDNCDVCDNPPEIFDGTEISRKALSAIYRLKSNVGIQMLIDVLRGSRRFDLVAQGLDKIKTYGAGKDISQENWHHYLLQMLNLGLIDVAYDNNNKLSISEVGKEVLLGKKQVKFVTLESIQQRAKKQTKEKVQTKRETAEEKLFHLLRELRRGISKQKDIPPYIVFNDKTLDEMTQNMPITEKEMKKITGVGDKKFVSYGQQFIDEITKFIKSCDTKETKFKGSTQQVTFSHYRQGAPVAQIARERKLKTQTIYNHIIQLYEEGYDIKIFDFMTKYDLKEILEMIDKKGVPVIMKPFHNKFKGKFTYEQLKFGIAHHKKINTQKGVIQI
- the rsmI gene encoding 16S rRNA (cytidine(1402)-2'-O)-methyltransferase, whose protein sequence is MNKGKLYIVATPIGNLGDISQRALDILHEVDAIYCEDTRVTSKLLSYFNIQKTLQSYHQHSEDKKAHEILDQLNYGKDLALVTDAGTPGISDPGGKLVEFLSYENIEMIPIPGASAVVTALSACGFPAEKFLFLGFPPHKSKRKKFFTEVAENKYTTVFYESPYRIHKALKNLKEVLGEDRQICICRELTKKFETIYRGTIEEIIAQDIPARGEFVVVVRK
- the metG gene encoding methionine--tRNA ligase — translated: MKNFYISTSIPYVNGEPHIGHSLEFIQADVVARYNRLLGKDVFFVSGTDENSLKNVQSANKDGKDVKDFVDEYSQKFQDLVKDLDISVDDFIRTTEDRHFKGAQKLWETLNKDDIYKKKYKGLYCVGCEAFYNEDELEDGKCPEHKKEPEVIEEENYFFKLSKYADKIKELLNSKELQIIPENRKNEALSFIEKGLEDFSISRSIERAHGWGVPVPNDKSQIMYVWVDALSNYINALGFAEDSQKYKDFWIQEGQDREVLHTLGKGISRFHVLYWIGLLLSAKIPLPTQEFIHGYITINGEKISKSLGNVIAPKELVERYGADATRFYLLGAVSSFQDGDFSFDKCDEYYTAHLVNGIGNLTSRVLTMAEKYTKNLVPAVKYDVFDTENFWVDYKKAIENFDFQRAVKQINSLTAKVDGYISEQKPWEKAKAGEDVSGTVYQLLEVLRHLAVALLPIIPSTAKQILVQLDIEKEDLNFEQETAWGLLKPQSEIKKGKILFPRLERLAD
- a CDS encoding YceI family protein; translated protein: MEEKSLTKFILVGVFAIAVVALGFWVVNYEKPEPELTQETAGPDISGVSIIDESDDIWWDEEYSINIENSELRWTGYKLAGSHTGTVGIKEGIILEKDGIFAGGWFKIGMNSILVDDIEDEESNKSLVDHLKNEEFFNTAEFPEATFTIDQVLKEKGVNMYSTIGKFTIKGVEREIGLFTHIVKEGDRYIIKSDFAIDRTLWGIRYGSNKFFDDLGDKLIDDTIEFELKMVLDKEDVQVNEEVVE
- a CDS encoding TatD family hydrolase; the encoded protein is MIIDSHSHIQFKTFVGDVENVIKRTLEKGVFINTVGTQSNTSKKAVEIAEKYDGVFATIGVHPTHVFSTDVEEEGSAFKSRAEDFDYEFYKDLAKSPKVIGIGETGMDGFHIPKNLDKKEVFAKQKEIFLSHYKLAQELDLPLVIHVRDAHEELLKVLSELPKPIRGVVHCFTSNWEDAQKYLDLGLHLGFTGIVTFSPKKTDPQTQLDLLEVVENCPLDRMLVETDAPFLAPQKYRGKRCEPWMVEEVVKFIAEFRGLDEGELKKQVLKNTKSLFTKINI